The following are from one region of the Bactrocera oleae isolate idBacOlea1 chromosome 6, idBacOlea1, whole genome shotgun sequence genome:
- the Atac3 gene encoding ankyrin repeat domain-containing protein 36B isoform X1 yields MVGGGGGGDNKVVATLRADGSVYPASGTSIGQLVNLMNYKIRTEVDVSNKALNTFSVPTTVVDLGKQLLQYARDGDLKGVKNMLSRGAPFTSDWLGMSALHFAAMNNQYDVCDALLKGGINKDSKTKVDRTPLHMACFYGNERIVELLLAKKCIVNPRDMLRMTPLHWAVEKGHKSIARLLLKHNADVTVTSKFGKTPIALAVLTEQADLLEELESARQSQINRKYNEEHEVRAKRFKKETSDAVNSIMGLANFSAEEATSSTKITLEVDDDLTNNSDYAESKISDLANIKETGVLDKTTINMLKDHGISMMPEDEDTSKELLATALQNGRQLVLSEGGKLLLNETKKIHNNNNNGKSASSSSGNTNSNTSNVRNYTVLPVRGTLASRTQNYKARASIISKAKDNLNMYKNVRIISLNDFKKFYGNTNIKGVQKIPASMASERLARIRQISEEQRTLNPGNRQVYTNTRTLAQRQLKSGQTVVKAEQPSTIIAEDDDIDSIIQLAPTDSDTELSDSEQAQQQQQQQQNQIQQKTTSISVQGTKQLLNIAAPPIIRQLTTKQGTLVGTKLNTSGGDAVKPQTGSTVISLLSVPEICRQLYELRRQNDDLKRKFDAAQKEKEEMRQRLDRLEELLLVEKTDDGYVDT; encoded by the exons ATGGTAGGCGGCGGTGGCGGTGGCGACAATAAAGTTGTGGCCACTTTACGAGCGGATGGAAGTGTATATCCTGCAAGTGGCACTTCCATTGGACAATTAGTGAATTTAatgaattataaaatt CGTACGGAAGTGGATGTCAGCAATAAGGCGCTCAATACATTCAGTGTACCAACAACCGTAGTGGACTTGGGCAAACAACTGCTACAGTACGCGCGTGACGGTGATCTGAAGGGTGTAAAAAATATGTTGTCGCGCGGAGCACCATTCACCTCAGATTGG ttgGGCATGTCTGCGCTACATTTTGCAGCTATGAATAACCAATATGACGTTTGTGACGCGCTTTTAAAGGGCGGCATCAATAAGGACTCGAAAACAAAAGTAGATCGTACACCGCTGCACATGGCGTGCTTCTACGGCAATGAACGCATAGTCGAGCTACTGCTAGCCAAGAAATGCATAGTGAATCCTCGAGATATG TTGCGCATGACACCTTTGCATTGGGCTGTGGAGAAAGGCCACAAGTCCATTGCGCGTCTGCTGCTTAAGCACAATGCTGATGTGACGGTTACTTCCAAATTTGGCAAAACACCCATCGCTCTGGCAGTGCTGACAGAACAAGCTGACTTACTCGAGGAATTGGAATCTGCACGTCAATCGCAAATCAACCGCAAATATAATGAGGAGCATGAG GTGCGGGCCAAGCGTTTCAAA AAAGAGACTTCGGATGCAGTGAACTCCATAATGGGTTTGGCAAATTTTAGCGCGGAGGAGGCGACGAGTTCAACGAAAATCACATTGGAAGTTGATGATGATCTAACAAATAATAGCGACTACGCTGAGTCCAAAATATCCGATTTGGCGAACATTAagg AAACTGGCGTTTTGGACAAGACCACTATCAATATGTTGAAGGACCATGGCATTTCCATGATGCCGGAGGACGAAGATACTTCAAAGGAGCTGCTTGCCACTGCCTTGCAAAATGGTCGTCAGTTGGTGCTGTCCGAGGGTGGCAAATTGTTGCTTAATGAgactaaaaaaatacataacaataataataacggtAAAAGTGCCTCTAGCAGCAGTGGAAATACGAATTCCAACACCAGCAATGTGCGAAATTATACAGTCTTGCCTGTGCGCGGCACGCTAGCATCGCGTACGCAAAATTATAAAGCGCGAGCGAGCATCATATCGAAAGCGAAAGATAATCTCAATATGTACAAG AACGTGCGCATCATTTCACTAAacgattttaaaaagttttacggCAATACAAACATCAAAGGCGTGCAAAAGATACCTGCTTCCATGGCGAG TGAACGTTTGGCTCGTATAAGACAAATTAGCGAAGAACAACGAACACTTAATCCTGGTAATCGTCAGGTTTACACCAATACACGCACATTAGCACAGCGACAG TTAAAATCTGGCCAAACAGTAGTAAAAGCGGAGCAACCATCGACTATAATAGCCGAAGACGATGATATTGACTCGATAATACAGCTGGCGCCAACCGATAGTGATACCGAATTGTCGGACAGTGAACAagcacagcagcagcagcagcagcaacaaaatcaAATACAGCAAAAAACGACAAGCATCAGCGTACAAGGCACTAAACAATTGTTAAATATCGCTGCGCCGCCCATAATACGTCAGTTGACGACCAAGCAAGGCACACTGGTTGGCACAAAACTCAACACGTCCGGCGGTGACGCTGTCAAGCCACAGACAGGCTCCACTGTCATCTCTTTGCTTTCGGTGCCGGAAATATGCCGCCAACTATACGAGCTGCGTCGGCAAAACGATGATTTAAAACGCAAATTCGATGCGGCACAGAAGGAGAAGGAGGAGATGCGTCAGCGTTTGGATCGTTTGGAGGAGCTGTTGCTGGTGGAGAAGACGGATGATGGCTATGTGGATACCTAG
- the Atac3 gene encoding uncharacterized protein Atac3 isoform X3 — translation MVGGGGGGDNKVVATLRADGSVYPASGTSIGQLVNLMNYKIRTEVDVSNKALNTFSVPTTVVDLGKQLLQYARDGDLKGVKNMLSRGAPFTSDWLGMSALHFAAMNNQYDVCDALLKGGINKDSKTKVDRTPLHMACFYGNERIVELLLAKKCIVNPRDMLRMTPLHWAVEKGHKSIARLLLKHNADVTVTSKFGKTPIALAVLTEQADLLEELESARQSQINRKYNEEHEVRAKRFKKETSDAVNSIMGLANFSAEEATSSTKITLEVDDDLTNNSDYAESKISDLANIKETGVLDKTTINMLKDHGISMMPEDEDTSKELLATALQNGRQLVLSEGGKLLLNETKKIHNNNNNGKSASSSSGNTNSNTSNVRNYTVLPVRGTLASRTQNYKARASIISKAKDNLNMYKNVRIISLNDFKKFYGNTNIKGVQKIPASMARQISEEQRTLNPGNRQVYTNTRTLAQRQLKSGQTVVKAEQPSTIIAEDDDIDSIIQLAPTDSDTELSDSEQAQQQQQQQQNQIQQKTTSISVQGTKQLLNIAAPPIIRQLTTKQGTLVGTKLNTSGGDAVKPQTGSTVISLLSVPEICRQLYELRRQNDDLKRKFDAAQKEKEEMRQRLDRLEELLLVEKTDDGYVDT, via the exons ATGGTAGGCGGCGGTGGCGGTGGCGACAATAAAGTTGTGGCCACTTTACGAGCGGATGGAAGTGTATATCCTGCAAGTGGCACTTCCATTGGACAATTAGTGAATTTAatgaattataaaatt CGTACGGAAGTGGATGTCAGCAATAAGGCGCTCAATACATTCAGTGTACCAACAACCGTAGTGGACTTGGGCAAACAACTGCTACAGTACGCGCGTGACGGTGATCTGAAGGGTGTAAAAAATATGTTGTCGCGCGGAGCACCATTCACCTCAGATTGG ttgGGCATGTCTGCGCTACATTTTGCAGCTATGAATAACCAATATGACGTTTGTGACGCGCTTTTAAAGGGCGGCATCAATAAGGACTCGAAAACAAAAGTAGATCGTACACCGCTGCACATGGCGTGCTTCTACGGCAATGAACGCATAGTCGAGCTACTGCTAGCCAAGAAATGCATAGTGAATCCTCGAGATATG TTGCGCATGACACCTTTGCATTGGGCTGTGGAGAAAGGCCACAAGTCCATTGCGCGTCTGCTGCTTAAGCACAATGCTGATGTGACGGTTACTTCCAAATTTGGCAAAACACCCATCGCTCTGGCAGTGCTGACAGAACAAGCTGACTTACTCGAGGAATTGGAATCTGCACGTCAATCGCAAATCAACCGCAAATATAATGAGGAGCATGAG GTGCGGGCCAAGCGTTTCAAA AAAGAGACTTCGGATGCAGTGAACTCCATAATGGGTTTGGCAAATTTTAGCGCGGAGGAGGCGACGAGTTCAACGAAAATCACATTGGAAGTTGATGATGATCTAACAAATAATAGCGACTACGCTGAGTCCAAAATATCCGATTTGGCGAACATTAagg AAACTGGCGTTTTGGACAAGACCACTATCAATATGTTGAAGGACCATGGCATTTCCATGATGCCGGAGGACGAAGATACTTCAAAGGAGCTGCTTGCCACTGCCTTGCAAAATGGTCGTCAGTTGGTGCTGTCCGAGGGTGGCAAATTGTTGCTTAATGAgactaaaaaaatacataacaataataataacggtAAAAGTGCCTCTAGCAGCAGTGGAAATACGAATTCCAACACCAGCAATGTGCGAAATTATACAGTCTTGCCTGTGCGCGGCACGCTAGCATCGCGTACGCAAAATTATAAAGCGCGAGCGAGCATCATATCGAAAGCGAAAGATAATCTCAATATGTACAAG AACGTGCGCATCATTTCACTAAacgattttaaaaagttttacggCAATACAAACATCAAAGGCGTGCAAAAGATACCTGCTTCCATGGCGAG ACAAATTAGCGAAGAACAACGAACACTTAATCCTGGTAATCGTCAGGTTTACACCAATACACGCACATTAGCACAGCGACAG TTAAAATCTGGCCAAACAGTAGTAAAAGCGGAGCAACCATCGACTATAATAGCCGAAGACGATGATATTGACTCGATAATACAGCTGGCGCCAACCGATAGTGATACCGAATTGTCGGACAGTGAACAagcacagcagcagcagcagcagcaacaaaatcaAATACAGCAAAAAACGACAAGCATCAGCGTACAAGGCACTAAACAATTGTTAAATATCGCTGCGCCGCCCATAATACGTCAGTTGACGACCAAGCAAGGCACACTGGTTGGCACAAAACTCAACACGTCCGGCGGTGACGCTGTCAAGCCACAGACAGGCTCCACTGTCATCTCTTTGCTTTCGGTGCCGGAAATATGCCGCCAACTATACGAGCTGCGTCGGCAAAACGATGATTTAAAACGCAAATTCGATGCGGCACAGAAGGAGAAGGAGGAGATGCGTCAGCGTTTGGATCGTTTGGAGGAGCTGTTGCTGGTGGAGAAGACGGATGATGGCTATGTGGATACCTAG
- the Atac3 gene encoding ankyrin repeat domain-containing protein 36B isoform X2 codes for MVGGGGGGDNKVVATLRADGSVYPASGTSIGQLVNLMNYKIRTEVDVSNKALNTFSVPTTVVDLGKQLLQYARDGDLKGVKNMLSRGAPFTSDWLGMSALHFAAMNNQYDVCDALLKGGINKDSKTKVDRTPLHMACFYGNERIVELLLAKKCIVNPRDMLRMTPLHWAVEKGHKSIARLLLKHNADVTVTSKFGKTPIALAVLTEQADLLEELESARQSQINRKYNEEHEKETSDAVNSIMGLANFSAEEATSSTKITLEVDDDLTNNSDYAESKISDLANIKETGVLDKTTINMLKDHGISMMPEDEDTSKELLATALQNGRQLVLSEGGKLLLNETKKIHNNNNNGKSASSSSGNTNSNTSNVRNYTVLPVRGTLASRTQNYKARASIISKAKDNLNMYKNVRIISLNDFKKFYGNTNIKGVQKIPASMASERLARIRQISEEQRTLNPGNRQVYTNTRTLAQRQLKSGQTVVKAEQPSTIIAEDDDIDSIIQLAPTDSDTELSDSEQAQQQQQQQQNQIQQKTTSISVQGTKQLLNIAAPPIIRQLTTKQGTLVGTKLNTSGGDAVKPQTGSTVISLLSVPEICRQLYELRRQNDDLKRKFDAAQKEKEEMRQRLDRLEELLLVEKTDDGYVDT; via the exons ATGGTAGGCGGCGGTGGCGGTGGCGACAATAAAGTTGTGGCCACTTTACGAGCGGATGGAAGTGTATATCCTGCAAGTGGCACTTCCATTGGACAATTAGTGAATTTAatgaattataaaatt CGTACGGAAGTGGATGTCAGCAATAAGGCGCTCAATACATTCAGTGTACCAACAACCGTAGTGGACTTGGGCAAACAACTGCTACAGTACGCGCGTGACGGTGATCTGAAGGGTGTAAAAAATATGTTGTCGCGCGGAGCACCATTCACCTCAGATTGG ttgGGCATGTCTGCGCTACATTTTGCAGCTATGAATAACCAATATGACGTTTGTGACGCGCTTTTAAAGGGCGGCATCAATAAGGACTCGAAAACAAAAGTAGATCGTACACCGCTGCACATGGCGTGCTTCTACGGCAATGAACGCATAGTCGAGCTACTGCTAGCCAAGAAATGCATAGTGAATCCTCGAGATATG TTGCGCATGACACCTTTGCATTGGGCTGTGGAGAAAGGCCACAAGTCCATTGCGCGTCTGCTGCTTAAGCACAATGCTGATGTGACGGTTACTTCCAAATTTGGCAAAACACCCATCGCTCTGGCAGTGCTGACAGAACAAGCTGACTTACTCGAGGAATTGGAATCTGCACGTCAATCGCAAATCAACCGCAAATATAATGAGGAGCATGAG AAAGAGACTTCGGATGCAGTGAACTCCATAATGGGTTTGGCAAATTTTAGCGCGGAGGAGGCGACGAGTTCAACGAAAATCACATTGGAAGTTGATGATGATCTAACAAATAATAGCGACTACGCTGAGTCCAAAATATCCGATTTGGCGAACATTAagg AAACTGGCGTTTTGGACAAGACCACTATCAATATGTTGAAGGACCATGGCATTTCCATGATGCCGGAGGACGAAGATACTTCAAAGGAGCTGCTTGCCACTGCCTTGCAAAATGGTCGTCAGTTGGTGCTGTCCGAGGGTGGCAAATTGTTGCTTAATGAgactaaaaaaatacataacaataataataacggtAAAAGTGCCTCTAGCAGCAGTGGAAATACGAATTCCAACACCAGCAATGTGCGAAATTATACAGTCTTGCCTGTGCGCGGCACGCTAGCATCGCGTACGCAAAATTATAAAGCGCGAGCGAGCATCATATCGAAAGCGAAAGATAATCTCAATATGTACAAG AACGTGCGCATCATTTCACTAAacgattttaaaaagttttacggCAATACAAACATCAAAGGCGTGCAAAAGATACCTGCTTCCATGGCGAG TGAACGTTTGGCTCGTATAAGACAAATTAGCGAAGAACAACGAACACTTAATCCTGGTAATCGTCAGGTTTACACCAATACACGCACATTAGCACAGCGACAG TTAAAATCTGGCCAAACAGTAGTAAAAGCGGAGCAACCATCGACTATAATAGCCGAAGACGATGATATTGACTCGATAATACAGCTGGCGCCAACCGATAGTGATACCGAATTGTCGGACAGTGAACAagcacagcagcagcagcagcagcaacaaaatcaAATACAGCAAAAAACGACAAGCATCAGCGTACAAGGCACTAAACAATTGTTAAATATCGCTGCGCCGCCCATAATACGTCAGTTGACGACCAAGCAAGGCACACTGGTTGGCACAAAACTCAACACGTCCGGCGGTGACGCTGTCAAGCCACAGACAGGCTCCACTGTCATCTCTTTGCTTTCGGTGCCGGAAATATGCCGCCAACTATACGAGCTGCGTCGGCAAAACGATGATTTAAAACGCAAATTCGATGCGGCACAGAAGGAGAAGGAGGAGATGCGTCAGCGTTTGGATCGTTTGGAGGAGCTGTTGCTGGTGGAGAAGACGGATGATGGCTATGTGGATACCTAG
- the LOC106617026 gene encoding ATP-dependent RNA helicase DDX54: MGKKHDDIDLPGFPSLDNVGGGENTETIKGKSKSKKSGGFQSMGLSFGVIKGITKRGYKIPTPIQRKTIPLILEGRDVVAMAKTGSGKTACFLIPMFEKLKSREPTKGARALILSPTRELAVQTYKFIKELGRFMDLKTILVLGGDSMDSQFSAIHTCPDIIVATPGRFLHLCVEMDLKLNSVEYVVFDEADRLFEMGFGEQLNETLHRLPASRQTVLFSATLPKLLVNFARAGLNDPVLLRLDVESKLPEGLMLKFLYCRPDERYTALVVLLKYVIPQDAQTVVFAGTQHHVELICYILTKCGISNTAVYSSLDPTARKINTAKFVNKKVSVLTVTDVAARGIDIPSLDYVVNLHFPGKPKLFVHRVGRCARAGRTGTALSIFSTDDAAHVLDLHLFLNRPFNINDDKVVGIAPQELMEEEHLSVTEVKNSHDIAGVLRTSENAYKKYLSSRPVASAESNARIKKIKFFSCKNLDDFLAANISLRQSQSANSENDSRSKEDLVAEDRKIQKEKHDLLLKMRNFKPSTTIFELNRSQKSLPFTIMKNKRSMHTNVIEKYRNRMDEIEKEEANKQLEADEKEEVDEADADEITEAFHKIVAPKKRKNLEDLYKDKKKKKKKTHAKDNENYIPYQSADKHTEDGLAINSFERQAMNAEFSVVDRDNSSDFRPKSGMKKWDRIKKKMVSVQDPRANKIRTESGAWIPASFKTGRYTNWKEKSKIEEQLQRENGSDDDGVKPLSREKRYPVGQHARHNAKVAAKKYAGGDNELRHPEQIVKARMRLEFIKKRNTENALRKTENRKRSMRKNQRGKVKKGGKK; encoded by the exons atg GGTAAGAAACACGACGACATAGACTTACCCGGATTTCCATCGCTGGATAATGTTGGGGGTGGTGAGAATACGGAGACTATAAAGGGTAAAAGCAAGTCTAAGAAAAGCGGAGGCTTCCAATCGATGGGACTTTCCTTCGGCGTGATAAAGGGTATAACGAAGCGTGGCTACAAAATACCGACACCAATACAGCGGAAG ACCATACCGTTGATACTTGAAGGCCGTGATGTTGTTGCGATGGCTAAAACTGGCTCGGGCAAAACTGCTTGCTTTCTTATACCCATGTTCGAAAAACTTAAGAGCAGGGAACCCACTAAAGGCGCTCGTGCACTTATACTCTCGCCCACACGTGAATTGGCTGTGCAGACTTACAAATTTATCAAAGAACTGGGACGTTTTATggatttgaaaacaattttagtGCTTGGTGGCGATTCTATGGATTCGCAGTTTTCAGCTATACACACTTGCCCCGACATTATAGTTGCTACGCCAGGTCGTTTTTTGCATTTGTGTGTTGAAATGGATTTGAAATTGAATTCAGTTG AATATGTGGTGTTCGATGAAGCAGATCGTCTGTTTGAAATGGGGTTTGGCGAACAACTGAATGAAACATTGCACCGTTTGCCAGCGTCCAGACAAACCGTACTCTTTTCGGCAACTTTACCTAAACTCTTAGTTAATTTTGCTCGCGCAGGCTTAAACGATCCAGTTTTGTTGCGTTTAg ATGTTGAGTCAAAATTGCCGGAAGGCTTAATGCTTAAATTCTTATACTGTCGGCCGGACGAACGTTATACCGCTTTAGTTGTGTTACTCAAATATGTAATACCGCAAGATGCACAAACTGTAGTCTTCGCTGGCACACAACATCACGTTGAATTGATATGCTAT ATCCTCACCAAATGTGGTATTTCCAACACGGCAGTGTATTCTAGTTTAGATCCCACAGCACGTAAAATTAACACAGCCAAATTTGTTAATAAGAAAGTGTCTGTTCTAACTGTAACCGATGTGGCGGCGCGTGGTATCGATATACCGAGCTTGGATTATGTGGTAAATTTACATTTCCCTGGAAAACCGAAATTGTTCGTACATCGTGTCGGTCGTTGTGCTCGTGCCGGGCGCACCGGCACTGCCCTTTCAATATTTTCCACTGATGATGCTGCGCATGTGCTCGATTTGCATTTATTCTTAAATCGTCCATTCAATATAAATGACGACAAAGTGGTGGGCATTGCGCCGCAGGAGTTAATGGAGGAGGAGCATCTGTCTGTGACAGAAGTTAAGAACAGTCATGATATT GCTGGTGTACTACGTACAAGTGAAAacgcatataaaaaatatttgtcgtCGCGTCCTGTGGCCTCAGCAGAATCTAATGCGCGCATtaagaaaatcaaatttttcaGCTGCAAAAACTTAGACGATTTTCTAGCAGCGAATATATCGCTGCGACAATCGCAAAGCGCAAATAGCGAAAATGACAGCAGGTCAAAGGAAGATTTGGTGGCTGAAGATCGTAAAATACAGAAGGAGAAGCatgatttgttattaaaaatgcgGAATTTTAAGCCCTCTACT ACCATTTTTGAATTGAATCGCAGCCAAAAGTCCCTACCATTTactataatgaaaaacaaacgCTCCATGCATACGAATGTCATTGAAAAATACAGAAATAGGATGGATGAAATCGAAAAGGAGGAAGCTAATAAGCAGCTGGAAGCAGATGAAAAGGAAGAG GTTGATGAAGCAGATGCAGATGAAATTACTGAGGCCTTTCATAAAATTGTTGCACCAAAGAAACGCAAAAACCTCGAGGATCTTTATAAagacaagaagaagaaaaagaagaagacaCATGCCAAggataatgaaaattatataccTTACCAGTCGGCGGATAAACACACCGAGGACGGTCTGGCGATCAACTCGTTTGAGCGTCAAGCTATGAATGCTGAATTTTCCGTAGTCGATCGTGATAATAGCTCAGATTTCCGCCCCAAGTCGGGCATGAAGAAGTGGGATCGTATCAAGAAGAAAATGGTTTCTGTGCAAGATCCACGCGCAAACAAAATACGCACCGAATCGGGTGCCTGGATTCCGGCCTCTTTCAAGACCGGCCGTTACACGAATTGGAAAGAAAAGTCCAAAATCGAAGAGCAATTGCAGCGTGAAAATGGCAGTGACGATGATGGTGTCAAACCCTTGTCTCGTGAAAAACGTTATCCGGTTGGACAGCATGCGCGCCATAATGCCAAGGTGGCTGCCAAGAAATATGCAGGCGGTGACAATGAATTGCGGCATCCGGAGCAGATCGTAAAAGCGCGCATGCGTTTGGAATTCATCAAGAAACGTAATACTGAGAATGCGTTGCGTAAAACAGAAAACAGAAAACGTAGTATGCGTAAGAATCAACGTGGTAAAGTAAAGAAAGGTGGCAAAAAGTAG